One window from the genome of Myxococcus virescens encodes:
- a CDS encoding polyprenyl synthetase family protein, producing MATFQLNSFLAAQQARVEALLNERVARLGPSGTPPQLAEAMRYSLLAGGKRLRPVLCLAFADLVARGSAVSAVAGDAACALEYVHTYSLVHDDLPAMDNDDYRRGRLTNHKVYGESMAILAGDALLTEAFTLVASGPESMRAALCRELAVASGAAGMVGGQVLDTAEDRPSALDYLIRMHRMKTGALIRAACRMGVLASGGDADALARADTYGDAVGLAFQIADDVLDVTATAAELGKPAGADAAAGRFTFPAVVGLEASRKLADQKVAEAIAAVRPLEGEDGPLAALARYTVERKS from the coding sequence GTGGCAACGTTTCAACTGAATTCCTTCCTGGCCGCTCAGCAGGCGCGCGTCGAGGCCCTGCTGAACGAGCGCGTGGCGCGGCTCGGGCCTTCCGGGACGCCGCCGCAGCTCGCGGAGGCCATGCGCTACTCCCTGCTGGCCGGCGGCAAGCGCCTGCGCCCGGTGCTCTGCCTGGCCTTCGCGGACCTCGTGGCGCGCGGAAGCGCCGTGTCCGCGGTGGCGGGCGACGCGGCGTGCGCGCTGGAGTACGTGCACACGTACTCGCTGGTGCATGACGACCTGCCGGCGATGGACAACGACGACTACCGCCGGGGCCGGCTCACCAACCACAAGGTGTACGGTGAGTCCATGGCCATCCTCGCGGGGGACGCGCTGTTGACGGAGGCCTTCACGCTGGTGGCCAGTGGGCCCGAGAGCATGCGCGCCGCGCTGTGCCGGGAGCTGGCGGTGGCCTCGGGCGCGGCGGGCATGGTGGGCGGGCAGGTGCTGGACACCGCCGAGGACCGGCCGTCCGCGCTGGACTACCTCATCCGGATGCACCGCATGAAAACGGGCGCCCTCATCCGGGCCGCGTGCCGCATGGGCGTGCTGGCCAGCGGTGGAGACGCGGACGCATTGGCGCGCGCGGACACCTACGGTGACGCGGTGGGGCTGGCCTTCCAGATTGCCGATGACGTGCTGGACGTGACGGCCACGGCGGCGGAGCTGGGCAAGCCCGCGGGCGCGGACGCCGCGGCCGGGCGCTTCACCTTCCCGGCGGTGGTGGGCCTGGAGGCGTCGCGGAAGCTGGCGGACCAGAAGGTGGCCGAGGCCATCGCGGCCGTGCGCCCCCTGGAGGGCGAGGACGGGCCGCTGGCGGCGTTGGCGCGCTACACGGTGGAGCGGAAGTCCTAA
- a CDS encoding type II secretion system F family protein, translated as MLAGIVLLLVTGSVFFFSLVIFSVLSKAYEQYQERYVAKSMNDLSDMFLFIDPRQMLILNIACMCLLGILSYIIFNPIMAVVATVFGFFLPMLMVKHYRKRRIKKFNVQLVDALQAMANAFKAGLTFPQAIEHVAREAMPPLSQEFGLFVKEVKLGVPLEEALINMGRRVGSDDLELVVVSTNIARQLGGNMAEMFETISTVIRERFRLEGKIDALTSQGKLQGWIVAAMPGVLGMVLNYMRPDLMEPMMDHIFGWILVIIIAIMEVMGILIIRRIVNIDI; from the coding sequence ATGCTTGCTGGAATCGTCCTCCTCCTCGTCACCGGCTCGGTCTTCTTCTTCAGCCTGGTGATCTTCAGCGTCCTGTCGAAGGCGTATGAGCAGTACCAGGAGCGCTACGTCGCCAAGTCGATGAACGACTTGAGCGACATGTTCCTCTTCATCGATCCACGCCAGATGTTGATCCTCAACATCGCGTGCATGTGCTTGTTGGGGATCCTGTCGTACATCATCTTCAACCCCATCATGGCGGTGGTGGCCACGGTGTTCGGCTTCTTCCTGCCGATGCTGATGGTCAAGCACTACCGGAAGCGGCGCATCAAGAAGTTCAACGTGCAGCTGGTGGACGCGCTGCAGGCCATGGCCAACGCCTTCAAGGCCGGTCTCACGTTCCCCCAGGCCATCGAGCACGTGGCGCGCGAGGCGATGCCGCCGCTGTCGCAGGAGTTCGGGCTCTTCGTGAAGGAAGTGAAGCTGGGTGTGCCGCTGGAGGAGGCGCTCATCAACATGGGCCGCCGCGTGGGCAGTGACGACCTGGAGCTGGTCGTCGTGTCCACGAACATCGCCCGTCAGCTCGGCGGCAACATGGCCGAGATGTTCGAGACGATCTCCACGGTGATCCGCGAGCGCTTCCGTCTGGAGGGCAAGATCGACGCGCTCACCTCGCAGGGCAAGCTGCAGGGGTGGATCGTCGCGGCGATGCCCGGTGTGCTCGGCATGGTGCTCAACTACATGCGGCCCGACCTGATGGAGCCGATGATGGACCACATCTTCGGTTGGATCCTCGTGATCATCATCGCCATCATGGAAGTGATGGGCATCCTCATCATCCGGCGCATCGTCAACATCGATATCTGA
- a CDS encoding TadE/TadG family type IV pilus assembly protein, producing the protein MRARLQMRSRSRGAATVEFALSVPLLVMILMFSMYLTELVRAKLKLQEAARYAVWEMTSYALSDFANGKHDDAFEDARREAHKEFVERYKDMDSVEPNGTGGNFIARYTDVTATISNKEIALLESGMLSRPSTSEGGGLAGAILSPLNNGMGWVLNQWGFNNKGWVESEVEMNYENVILPTRYLDKSGGNGGFFKENMMGGRDLGSLRLKSKYSMYANGWHMPDGGDAIIRGRRAGQHTGGSLSQPHGLYRQVDRMVFLGFASTLDSLGIGAILDVVASVLPNFLGTFVVSRNYGVGASQKGDCTGLAQYDAKASSGLHVMHKRRFELTDHERPNCFDTAPFRDEMTYANSNYIKVFNARGEFYMGCKRAMADDPTDPDARPEATENDEQDLKVPCE; encoded by the coding sequence ATGCGTGCCCGTCTCCAAATGCGCTCGCGCTCAAGAGGTGCCGCCACGGTCGAGTTCGCGCTCTCCGTGCCGCTCCTCGTGATGATCCTGATGTTCAGCATGTACCTCACGGAGTTGGTGAGGGCGAAGCTCAAGCTCCAGGAGGCGGCGCGCTACGCCGTCTGGGAGATGACGAGCTACGCGCTCTCCGACTTCGCGAACGGGAAGCACGATGACGCCTTCGAGGACGCCCGCCGGGAGGCGCACAAGGAGTTCGTCGAGCGCTACAAGGACATGGACTCGGTGGAGCCCAACGGCACGGGCGGCAATTTCATTGCCCGCTACACGGACGTGACGGCGACCATCTCCAACAAGGAGATCGCGCTCCTCGAGAGTGGGATGCTCAGCCGCCCGAGTACCAGCGAAGGAGGCGGCCTGGCGGGCGCCATCCTCAGCCCGTTGAACAACGGCATGGGATGGGTTTTGAACCAGTGGGGTTTCAACAACAAGGGCTGGGTCGAATCCGAAGTCGAGATGAACTACGAGAACGTCATCCTGCCGACGCGGTACCTCGACAAGAGCGGTGGCAACGGCGGCTTCTTCAAAGAGAACATGATGGGCGGGCGCGACCTGGGCAGCCTGCGGCTCAAGTCGAAGTACTCCATGTACGCCAACGGCTGGCACATGCCGGACGGCGGTGACGCCATCATCCGTGGCCGCCGCGCCGGTCAGCACACCGGTGGTTCCCTCAGCCAGCCCCACGGCCTCTACCGCCAGGTGGACCGGATGGTGTTCCTGGGCTTCGCCTCCACGTTGGACAGCCTGGGCATTGGCGCCATCCTCGATGTGGTCGCCTCGGTGCTCCCCAACTTCCTGGGGACCTTCGTGGTGTCCCGGAACTACGGCGTGGGCGCCTCGCAGAAGGGCGACTGCACCGGCCTTGCCCAGTATGATGCGAAGGCCAGCAGCGGCCTCCACGTCATGCACAAGCGCCGCTTCGAGCTGACCGACCACGAACGGCCCAACTGCTTTGACACCGCGCCGTTCCGCGACGAGATGACGTACGCGAACAGCAACTACATCAAGGTCTTCAACGCCCGTGGCGAGTTCTACATGGGGTGCAAGCGGGCCATGGCGGACGACCCGACCGACCCGGATGCCCGCCCGGAGGCCACGGAGAATGACGAGCAAGACCTCAAGGTTCCCTGTGAGTAG
- the xseA gene encoding exodeoxyribonuclease VII large subunit → MTRRKVGGGTLPPVGQQGDLFGSGASTPRAAGAARKAAAPPKPPPPPVDEDGTSLLGPMEGAPPPPPKPERVVLSVGELTRQLKQTLESRFARVIVRGEVTGFRGPNARGHWYFSLKDAGAAIDAKVWASMAARLRFALRDGMEVIAEGSVDLYEPQGRYSLIVQRLEPVGEGALALAFEQLKERLAQEGLIGPGRVRPPRPLPYLPRRIGVVTSRTGAALQDFLRVLHSRNPRQSVLVADARVQGEGSAVEVARAIERLARTDVDVIVVTRGGGSVEDLWTFNEERVARAIFASPVPVVSAIGHEIDFTISDFVADLRAPTPSAAAERLAPVLADLELTLATQAGRLRRAMERRVLELREEQGQLASRLEDPRRAINHQRLHLSEQVESMMRVLRPAVRGHREELRSLTERLQRARPQARLGEQRAHLLKLAMRLSEAVRAGVATRHGALATARLGLERASPAAQVSRERARLAAHRARLLALQQGALADAQKRFQRLEGRLDAMSPLKVMSRGYSVVFRQRDGAVVRTGADVQVGERLGLKLASNGAKSLGGCEEIEATVTAVKGPVDC, encoded by the coding sequence ATGACCCGGCGCAAGGTGGGAGGCGGCACGCTGCCGCCAGTGGGCCAGCAGGGAGACCTGTTTGGCAGTGGCGCCTCCACGCCTCGTGCGGCTGGCGCGGCGCGGAAGGCCGCGGCGCCGCCGAAGCCTCCGCCGCCTCCGGTGGACGAGGACGGCACCTCGCTGCTGGGGCCGATGGAGGGCGCGCCGCCTCCGCCGCCCAAGCCCGAGCGCGTGGTGCTGTCGGTGGGCGAGCTGACCCGCCAGCTGAAGCAGACGCTGGAGTCGCGCTTCGCCCGCGTCATCGTGCGCGGCGAGGTGACGGGCTTTCGCGGGCCCAACGCGCGTGGCCACTGGTACTTCTCGCTGAAGGACGCGGGCGCGGCCATCGACGCGAAGGTGTGGGCCTCCATGGCGGCCCGCCTGCGCTTCGCGCTGCGCGACGGCATGGAGGTGATTGCCGAAGGCAGCGTGGACCTGTACGAGCCGCAGGGCCGCTACAGCCTCATCGTCCAGCGGTTGGAGCCGGTGGGCGAGGGCGCGCTGGCGCTGGCCTTCGAGCAGCTCAAGGAGCGGCTGGCCCAGGAGGGACTCATTGGTCCCGGGCGTGTGCGGCCCCCCAGGCCGTTGCCGTACCTGCCTCGGCGGATTGGCGTGGTGACGAGCCGGACGGGCGCGGCGCTCCAGGACTTCCTGCGCGTGCTGCATTCGCGCAACCCACGGCAGAGCGTCCTGGTGGCGGATGCGCGCGTGCAGGGCGAAGGCTCCGCCGTGGAGGTGGCTCGCGCCATCGAGCGACTGGCTCGCACGGACGTGGACGTCATCGTGGTGACGCGCGGCGGTGGCTCGGTGGAGGACCTCTGGACCTTCAACGAGGAGCGGGTGGCGCGCGCCATCTTCGCCTCGCCGGTGCCGGTGGTGTCCGCCATTGGCCACGAAATCGACTTCACCATCTCCGACTTCGTGGCGGACCTGCGCGCGCCCACGCCCAGCGCCGCGGCGGAGCGCCTGGCGCCGGTGCTGGCCGACCTGGAGCTGACGCTGGCCACGCAGGCGGGCCGTCTGCGGCGTGCCATGGAGCGCCGGGTGTTGGAGCTGCGCGAGGAGCAAGGACAGCTCGCGTCGCGGCTGGAGGACCCTCGGCGGGCCATCAACCACCAGCGGCTGCACCTGTCCGAGCAGGTGGAGTCGATGATGCGCGTGCTGCGGCCCGCCGTGCGGGGGCACCGCGAGGAGCTGCGGTCGTTGACCGAAAGGCTGCAGCGGGCGCGCCCCCAGGCACGGCTGGGTGAGCAGCGGGCGCACCTGCTGAAGCTGGCCATGCGGCTGTCGGAGGCGGTGCGCGCAGGTGTGGCGACGCGGCACGGGGCGCTGGCAACGGCACGGCTGGGGCTCGAGAGGGCGTCTCCGGCGGCCCAGGTGTCCCGCGAGCGCGCCCGGCTGGCCGCGCACCGGGCGCGGCTGCTGGCGCTCCAGCAGGGGGCCCTGGCGGATGCGCAGAAGCGTTTCCAGCGTCTGGAGGGACGTCTGGACGCGATGAGTCCGTTGAAGGTGATGTCCCGCGGTTATTCGGTGGTGTTCCGCCAGCGCGATGGCGCGGTGGTCCGCACGGGCGCGGATGTCCAGGTGGGAGAGCGCCTGGGGCTGAAGCTCGCGTCGAACGGGGCGAAGTCGCTCGGGGGATGTGAAGAAATCGAAGCCACCGTCACGGCGGTGAAAGGGCCGGTGGACTGCTGA
- the xseB gene encoding exodeoxyribonuclease VII small subunit, which produces MEVAKSDKAPKADKVAETEVPEQYGDVVSRLEETVGRLESGNLSLEDSLKAFEEGIRLVRRGEKLLTEAEQRIEQLLLDEDGNDVVAPLSVAARPAAPAPSAPRAPAPRPPPEDDVPF; this is translated from the coding sequence ATGGAAGTGGCGAAGTCGGACAAGGCGCCCAAGGCGGACAAGGTAGCGGAGACCGAGGTCCCCGAGCAGTACGGGGACGTGGTCTCCCGGCTCGAGGAGACGGTGGGCCGGCTGGAGAGCGGCAATCTCTCCCTGGAGGACTCGCTCAAGGCCTTCGAGGAAGGCATCCGGCTGGTGCGCCGGGGTGAGAAGCTGCTCACCGAGGCGGAGCAGCGCATCGAACAGCTCCTGCTGGACGAGGACGGAAACGACGTGGTGGCGCCCCTGTCGGTCGCCGCGCGTCCGGCGGCACCCGCGCCCTCGGCCCCTCGGGCCCCCGCTCCCCGCCCGCCCCCGGAGGATGACGTCCCGTTCTAG
- a CDS encoding type II secretion system F family protein — MDDVLTPILIGSSALLFAGAVGFLGLGLYQTMLERFLSEVRDESTGGMKGFGSVAIRRLGAMNRRFMWPGYEAKARRNLIKAGEPQAYKPEDIMALQEVSAVVGLIMGLILLNGFGVSLVWAPLFLLFGMYYPLMWLNDQVKKRHLLISRALPYSLDLLTLSVEAGLDFTAALAKVVEKGKPGPLREELQLVLKQLKMGKTREEGLKSMIVRVDLPPLTTFVTALIQADKMGTSLGKVLRIQSTQMRIDRTQRAEKLAGEAPVKMLFPLIACIFPTVFMVLFGPIVFQFMFGNVAG; from the coding sequence GTGGACGATGTCCTGACGCCAATCTTGATCGGCAGCTCGGCGCTCCTCTTCGCGGGCGCCGTGGGCTTCCTGGGCCTGGGGCTGTACCAGACGATGCTGGAGCGCTTCCTGTCGGAGGTCCGTGACGAGTCCACGGGCGGCATGAAGGGCTTTGGCTCGGTGGCCATCCGCCGCCTGGGCGCGATGAACCGCCGCTTCATGTGGCCCGGCTACGAGGCCAAGGCGCGCCGCAACCTCATCAAGGCGGGCGAGCCTCAGGCGTACAAGCCCGAGGACATCATGGCGCTGCAGGAAGTCAGCGCGGTGGTGGGCCTCATCATGGGCCTCATCCTGCTCAACGGCTTCGGCGTGAGCCTGGTGTGGGCGCCGCTGTTCCTGCTCTTCGGCATGTACTACCCGCTGATGTGGCTGAACGACCAGGTGAAGAAGCGCCACCTGCTCATCAGCCGCGCGCTGCCCTACAGCCTGGACCTGCTGACGCTGTCAGTGGAAGCCGGCCTGGACTTCACCGCGGCGCTGGCCAAGGTGGTGGAGAAGGGCAAGCCGGGGCCGCTGCGCGAGGAGCTGCAGCTGGTGCTCAAGCAGCTGAAGATGGGCAAGACGCGTGAAGAAGGCCTCAAGAGCATGATTGTCCGCGTGGACCTGCCGCCGCTGACCACCTTCGTCACCGCGCTCATCCAGGCGGACAAGATGGGGACCAGCTTGGGCAAGGTGCTGCGCATCCAGTCCACGCAGATGCGCATCGACCGCACGCAGCGCGCGGAGAAGCTGGCCGGCGAGGCGCCGGTGAAGATGCTCTTTCCGCTCATCGCGTGCATCTTCCCCACGGTGTTCATGGTGCTGTTCGGGCCCATCGTGTTCCAGTTCATGTTCGGAAACGTCGCGGGGTAG
- a CDS encoding response regulator: MSKLKITIVDDDRDTRELLAAALEYEGFAVTMAANGLRLIASLQLHRPHAILLDVNMSWIDGFELCRAVKKNEQFRDIPVIFISGRGEPEDKRHGMAVGAADYFVKPLDMDKLVSRIRELVPAQIP, translated from the coding sequence ATGTCGAAGCTGAAAATCACCATTGTCGATGATGACCGCGACACGCGGGAGCTGCTGGCGGCGGCCCTGGAGTACGAGGGCTTCGCCGTCACCATGGCGGCCAACGGCCTGCGGCTCATCGCGTCGCTCCAGCTTCACCGGCCGCATGCCATCCTCCTGGACGTCAACATGTCCTGGATTGACGGCTTCGAGCTGTGCCGGGCGGTGAAGAAGAACGAGCAGTTCCGGGACATCCCCGTCATCTTCATCAGTGGCCGCGGGGAGCCCGAGGACAAGCGGCACGGCATGGCGGTGGGCGCCGCGGACTACTTCGTCAAGCCGCTGGACATGGACAAGCTCGTCAGCCGCATTCGCGAGCTCGTGCCCGCGCAGATTCCATAA
- a CDS encoding FHA domain-containing protein, with amino-acid sequence MPILLTITQGLQQGRELTFEAAEVNIGRTSENDLVLHDHGVSRRHARIVLRSDKYFVADMGSSNGTVLNGGLLSGEQQLRDGDKIGVGPVEFTFVWVPPEGDEEATRPIRRGDPVPALDPDATRPIRLNDPIPAESGIVLPEGHPTAQRPAVVPVRPGTAAVAKAEPGAGQTAAERARRRRELAGSPAGRLLLWWGQLSKPARLGVGAVGGGLVLALVGVLAVFFMPKGEGRASGVEPEDLGFEVISDSFGVGEGVTWENPEHKSFAFQFVTPTRAVAVVHYMASGISKEEVALVVNGVDVGWVPPDVNAVAERGLEQILPPSALKRGELNSIVFDNVRNPPGRDTWRVWNLRLEIIPVPELPQDELLAKARQYVTAGARFYESRDVGAENLFKAWQQYRFAWVTLEALDTKPDIYQDVRFQLGEVATELDHKCSQLLLDFQRSVQYRNARTARAALQEMGRRFPTAEHRCHNLGLQLAYEHEL; translated from the coding sequence GTGCCCATCCTCCTGACCATCACGCAGGGGCTCCAGCAGGGACGGGAGCTCACCTTCGAGGCGGCCGAGGTCAACATCGGCCGCACCTCGGAGAACGACCTGGTGCTGCACGACCACGGCGTGTCGCGCAGGCATGCGCGCATCGTGCTCCGCAGCGACAAGTACTTCGTCGCGGACATGGGCAGCTCGAATGGCACCGTGCTCAACGGTGGGCTGCTGTCGGGTGAGCAGCAGCTTCGGGATGGGGACAAGATTGGCGTGGGCCCCGTCGAGTTCACCTTCGTCTGGGTGCCGCCGGAGGGGGACGAGGAAGCCACGCGGCCCATCCGCCGGGGCGACCCGGTCCCAGCGCTGGACCCGGACGCCACCCGTCCCATCCGCCTCAACGACCCCATTCCCGCCGAGAGCGGCATCGTGCTGCCGGAGGGCCATCCCACCGCGCAGCGGCCCGCGGTGGTTCCGGTGCGTCCGGGCACCGCCGCCGTGGCGAAGGCCGAGCCCGGCGCGGGGCAGACGGCGGCGGAGCGCGCACGCCGTCGCCGGGAGCTCGCGGGCAGTCCGGCGGGCAGGTTGCTCCTGTGGTGGGGGCAGCTGTCGAAGCCGGCGCGTCTGGGCGTGGGCGCGGTCGGAGGTGGCCTGGTGCTGGCGCTGGTGGGCGTGCTGGCCGTCTTCTTCATGCCCAAGGGCGAAGGCCGGGCGTCTGGCGTGGAGCCGGAGGACCTGGGCTTCGAGGTGATTTCAGACTCGTTCGGGGTGGGCGAGGGCGTGACGTGGGAGAACCCGGAGCACAAGTCGTTCGCCTTCCAGTTCGTCACCCCGACGCGGGCGGTGGCCGTGGTCCACTACATGGCCAGTGGCATCTCCAAGGAGGAGGTGGCGCTGGTCGTCAACGGCGTGGACGTGGGCTGGGTGCCGCCGGACGTGAACGCGGTGGCGGAGCGCGGGCTGGAGCAGATTCTCCCGCCCTCCGCGCTGAAGCGGGGTGAGCTCAACTCCATCGTCTTCGACAACGTCCGCAACCCGCCGGGGCGGGACACCTGGCGTGTGTGGAACCTGCGCCTGGAAATCATCCCGGTGCCGGAGTTGCCGCAAGACGAGCTCCTGGCCAAGGCGCGTCAGTACGTTACCGCAGGCGCCCGGTTCTATGAGTCGCGCGACGTCGGCGCGGAGAACCTCTTCAAGGCGTGGCAGCAGTACCGCTTCGCCTGGGTGACGCTGGAGGCGCTGGACACCAAGCCTGACATCTATCAGGACGTGCGGTTCCAGCTTGGCGAGGTGGCAACCGAGCTGGACCACAAGTGCAGCCAGCTGCTGCTCGATTTCCAACGCAGCGTACAGTACCGGAATGCGCGGACGGCTCGGGCCGCGTTGCAGGAAATGGGTCGACGCTTCCCTACGGCCGAGCATCGCTGCCACAATCTAGGTTTGCAGTTGGCTTATGAGCACGAGCTGTAG
- a CDS encoding FHA domain-containing protein: protein MIRMSNGSPPARRRPPSGAPSGGTGSRPAVRRTSARPAPAPVSAAARLICIAGPKDGEEFALSEEEYVIGRATDNAICIPDTSVSRKHVMVRKSGAGWAVSDLGSGNGTLINGDAINEETPLANGDVITLGDTELRFEDVANSTMMVGAPAPGPRPRPAASGSRGAVPPRPGPRVEGGRVRSARATAATAPTPEELKKKKLIKLGVAGAVVVLFAGLGVVRMNVQKQQAVAAEEARQGKNHRERLGSLFQDAKNLVREGKWVEAKAKLEELQSEAPEYPGVADYLGHAAREIPVQEKLTAAKEALAKKELGKAGTLLASAGESQFLYEQVNSTKRALSEAADTRTREARKLLDENQLDMAKAITEDILVAFPEHRDAKLINEQAAQAIIVRDTPRPVVQGPAPKPWEPAVDRFRDGDMSGAVAILNACMARTPQCKKVLGQVTEFGNLYKRLEDLDARGLSKLMSLDKDITGGRPSKMARNAGTRAATIFYKGATAAKAAGQWSRAMDYSRKALQADPGHAGATNIISELKAKAKDVYLQAYSLKDGSPEEALPKFKDVVAMTPPDDEYHEKAKTWVEKLSR from the coding sequence GTGATTCGCATGTCCAACGGTTCCCCTCCGGCACGCCGCCGGCCCCCTTCCGGGGCGCCCTCGGGTGGGACCGGGTCCCGTCCCGCCGTGCGCAGGACGTCCGCCCGGCCCGCGCCTGCCCCCGTCTCCGCCGCAGCCCGGCTCATTTGCATCGCGGGCCCCAAGGACGGTGAGGAGTTTGCCCTGTCCGAGGAGGAGTACGTCATCGGTCGAGCGACCGATAACGCCATCTGCATCCCGGACACCTCCGTGTCCCGCAAGCACGTCATGGTGCGGAAGTCGGGAGCGGGCTGGGCGGTGAGCGACCTGGGCTCCGGCAACGGAACGCTCATCAATGGCGACGCCATCAACGAAGAGACGCCGCTGGCCAACGGTGACGTCATCACGTTGGGCGACACGGAGCTGCGCTTCGAGGACGTGGCCAACTCCACGATGATGGTCGGCGCGCCGGCCCCTGGTCCGCGTCCTCGTCCGGCGGCCTCGGGCAGCCGCGGCGCGGTGCCGCCCCGTCCGGGGCCTCGCGTCGAAGGTGGTCGCGTGCGCAGCGCGCGCGCGACGGCGGCCACGGCGCCGACCCCCGAGGAGCTGAAGAAGAAGAAGCTCATCAAGCTGGGGGTGGCGGGCGCGGTGGTGGTGCTGTTCGCGGGCCTGGGCGTGGTGCGGATGAACGTCCAGAAGCAGCAGGCGGTCGCCGCGGAAGAAGCCCGTCAGGGCAAGAACCACCGGGAGCGGCTGGGCAGCCTGTTCCAGGACGCCAAGAACCTGGTGCGCGAGGGCAAGTGGGTCGAAGCGAAGGCAAAGCTGGAGGAGCTCCAGTCCGAGGCGCCGGAGTACCCGGGCGTGGCGGACTACCTCGGGCACGCCGCGCGCGAGATTCCCGTCCAGGAGAAGCTGACGGCGGCCAAGGAGGCCCTGGCGAAGAAGGAGCTGGGCAAGGCCGGTACGCTGCTGGCCAGCGCGGGTGAGAGCCAGTTCCTCTACGAGCAGGTGAACTCGACGAAGCGCGCGCTGTCGGAGGCTGCGGACACGCGCACGCGCGAGGCGCGCAAGCTGCTGGATGAGAACCAGCTCGACATGGCCAAGGCCATCACCGAAGACATCCTGGTGGCCTTCCCGGAGCACCGCGACGCCAAGCTCATCAACGAGCAGGCGGCGCAGGCCATCATCGTCCGTGACACGCCCAGGCCCGTGGTCCAGGGGCCGGCCCCCAAGCCGTGGGAGCCCGCCGTTGACCGCTTCCGCGACGGCGACATGTCCGGCGCGGTGGCCATCCTCAACGCGTGCATGGCGCGCACGCCGCAGTGCAAGAAGGTGCTCGGGCAGGTGACGGAGTTCGGCAACCTCTACAAGCGGCTGGAGGACCTGGACGCCCGGGGCCTGTCGAAGCTGATGTCGCTGGACAAGGACATCACCGGCGGCCGTCCCAGCAAGATGGCGCGCAACGCGGGGACGCGGGCGGCCACCATCTTCTACAAGGGCGCCACCGCGGCGAAGGCGGCGGGGCAGTGGAGCCGCGCGATGGACTACTCGCGCAAGGCGCTGCAGGCGGACCCCGGGCACGCGGGCGCCACCAACATCATCAGTGAGCTGAAGGCGAAGGCGAAGGACGTCTACCTCCAGGCCTACTCCCTGAAGGACGGGAGCCCCGAGGAGGCCCTGCCCAAGTTCAAGGACGTGGTGGCGATGACGCCGCCGGATGACGAGTACCACGAGAAGGCGAAGACCTGGGTCGAGAAGCTGTCCCGATGA
- the cpaB gene encoding Flp pilus assembly protein CpaB encodes MLKGKTPLVVALVLGLLAGVIAYSAIKKKEADVRRGWNLVPVVVAAQDVPEGTVITFEMISQRSVPEQFVTSSVVRPDSASYIVNQKVLVALQAGDPLLWSQFETTKAAERLSSKVQKKARALTIEAKHTTSVGGWIRPNDHVDVIGTFRDPQTDENVAVTLLQNVIVVATGKITGTTNVNLIPENQREYNNISLMVLPEEAEILVLAVELGQLTLSLRNEDDVDLIEERGRATISTLLSGERTRVLEQKRREIIQIIKGGAERAAGAGAP; translated from the coding sequence ATGCTGAAGGGCAAGACTCCGCTCGTCGTCGCGCTTGTGCTGGGCCTGTTGGCCGGCGTCATCGCGTATTCCGCCATCAAGAAGAAGGAGGCGGATGTCCGCCGCGGATGGAACCTGGTGCCCGTCGTCGTGGCGGCGCAGGACGTCCCTGAAGGCACGGTCATCACCTTCGAGATGATCTCCCAGCGCTCCGTGCCGGAGCAGTTCGTGACGTCCTCCGTGGTGCGTCCGGACTCCGCGTCCTACATCGTGAACCAGAAGGTGCTGGTCGCGCTGCAGGCGGGTGATCCGCTGCTGTGGAGCCAGTTCGAGACGACCAAGGCCGCCGAGCGGCTGTCGTCGAAGGTGCAGAAGAAGGCGCGCGCCCTCACCATCGAGGCGAAGCACACCACGTCGGTGGGCGGTTGGATTCGCCCCAATGACCACGTGGACGTGATTGGCACCTTCCGCGACCCGCAGACGGACGAGAACGTCGCCGTGACGCTGCTCCAGAACGTCATCGTGGTGGCCACGGGCAAGATCACCGGTACCACCAACGTGAACCTCATCCCGGAGAACCAGCGCGAGTACAACAACATCTCGCTGATGGTGCTGCCGGAAGAGGCCGAAATCCTGGTGCTCGCGGTGGAGCTCGGCCAGCTGACGCTCAGCCTCCGCAACGAGGACGACGTGGACCTCATCGAGGAGCGTGGCCGCGCGACCATCAGCACGCTGCTGTCGGGTGAGCGCACCCGCGTGCTGGAGCAGAAGCGCCGCGAAATCATCCAGATCATCAAGGGCGGTGCCGAGCGGGCCGCGGGCGCTGGCGCGCCGTGA